The window ACCAATTGGAAAAAATCATGAGGGAATCTTATACCATGATTTTGACAAGTACCCTCACATGCTAATTGGAGGTGTCACAAGATTTGGAAAAACAGTTTTTATGAAGAACATTTTTAACACACTTTTGATAAATCAACCTGCAAACAGTAAATTTTACTTTCTCGATCTTAAAGGTGGTCTTGAGTTCTCAAAATATCTCGGCTTACCTCAAGTCAAAGGTGTAGCTTCAGATGTATATGAAGCAGTTTCGCTACTGGATGAAATAATTTATCTGGTAAAAGAGCGAGAAAAATTATTTAAACAAAATGGTTGGACTAATGTTGTGGACTCTCCAATAAAGGAAAGAATCTTTGTCATAGTTGATGAAGGAGCAGAATTATCCCCTAAAATTGTTCAAGGGGAAAAGAAAAAATATGCTGAAGCATGTCAGTCAGCGCTCTCAGAAATTGCAAGGATCGCTGGTGGGCTTGGTGTTAGATTAGTGTATGGAACGCAATATCCGACAAAAGAGGCTGTTCCGATGCAAATAAAAATGAACATTGTCGCTCGTGTTTCGTTTGTTTGTGCAGCTCAAATAGCAAGTAGAGTATTACTTGATGAGATTGGCGCAGAGAGTTTACCTGCTATACCTGGCAGAGCAATCTATAAAATTGAGAAAAATAGAATTGTGCAAGCGCCATATATCGATGACAAGATGATGTTTAAAATGATGGAGGAGGCGAAAGTTGATGATATCCAAACAGGAACGAATCGAGAAGTTATTGACCACAATTGACTTGTTGGGAGTGGCTACGATTAAACAGTTGATGCAGATACATGACTTAAAAAGCTATCGTAACGCAGCAAGGATTATTAGTGATACATTGTCACCATTTTTAAATCAAACCTACTACAATAAGCAAAAAATATTTTACTTAAATAAAGATGGAAGAGAGTTAATTGGATCAAATAAGGAGATAAAGAAGTCCCCAATTATAGAGCACACTTTACTGAGGAATGAAGTGTATTTGTATTGTCAATGTCCTCGTGATTGGCGAGTGGAATGTAGGTTGGAGAGTAAGCAAAAAAACCTTAATCTGAAAGCAATTCAAGTCAGTGGATTGAAACCAGCGAATAGTTTAAAAGTAGTCGCAGACGCTGTATACGCAAAGAATGGCTATGTCTATTTCATTGAGGTAGACAATATGCAAACGATGCTGGAGAATCAAAAGAAGGTGGAAAAGTATGCTGAAATAATACCGAAAATTCGAGATCAGTTTAACAATGCTTGTCCGATATTGTGTGTTTATACAACAACAGATACACGAAAAAAGAAGTTTGCGGAGATGCTGCAGAAGAAAGGAATTAGGCATGAGGTTAGAACTTTTGGGGAGATAAACTAGAAGTTTTGGAAAGTCTTTAATCAGGCTTTCCTTTTTTATTTATCAATTGATAAAACATTGATTATGTCGTAGTCTTAATATAAAATAGGATTCCCAAAAAAAGGAGAAGCTATGAATAAAACTAAAGTCGCAGCTTATTGTCGTGTTAGCACAAATTCCGATGATCAGAAAAATAGTTTTGAAAATCAGAAGAAGTTTTTTGAAAACATGAAAGATGATAAAAAGTATGAGATAGTAAATATCTATGCTGACGAAGGGATCAGTGGGGTAAGCTTAAAAAAGAGAGAGCAATTTTTGCAGATGATTTTCGATGCAGGGATAGATTTTGAAAAAAGAAAGAACAATTACGAGTTCGATGCAGATAACAAGCGAGACTCCAAATTTAGAAAAATATTAATAAAAGACATTTCTAGATTTTCAAGGAATATGGACATCATTCCACTTTACCGCAGCTTAGTAAAAAAAGGTGTATCCTTAGTTCTTGTTAATCAGGGCCTTGAACTTTCAAAAGAATCGGATGAATTTTATTTGAACTTATTACTAAATTTTGCTCAACAGGAAAGTCTAGATCGAGGAGAAAAAGTTCGGTTCGGTCTAAAGGAGAGTGCTAAAAAGGGTAGAATTAAGTTTTCTCGGGACTTATTTGGCTTTAAGTACATTGCCGAAACGCAAAAAGTGGAAATTGTTGAAGAAGAAGCAAAAATTGTAAGATACATTTTTGACCTCTATGTAAACAAAGAGTTGGGAGTTAGGAGAATAACACAACTGCTCAAAAAACAAGGACACAAAACACGAGCAGGTAAGTTTTTTGGGAATTCTACAGTCACAAGGATGATTTCGAATCAAAAATATTGTGGTGACATGGTGTATTTTAGATATGACACCGGCACAGTTTTAAATAAAAATGCAACGTATAAATATCGACCGGAAGAAGAATGGATTGTCCATGAAAATTTAATCCCTTCCATCATCCCAAGAGAAATGTTTTATAAGGCTCAAGAGTTAAGAAAAAGCAGAGGGAGTAAGACTGGGAAATTTAGAGGGGTAAAACACGCTAATACAACTTACTCAAATATAATTATTTGTGGTAATTGTGGAGCATTTTACGGAAGAAATAGTGCAAATGGTGCCTATTTTTTGAACTGTATGACTAAAAAGCGTTTTGGAATCACGGAATGCGACTATCCAAACATAAAAGAAGAAGAAATCGATAATTTGATTGACAGAATTTGCAAAAGCTTAATGTACAAATTTTTTCTTTACCAAAAAAATGAAAGCCTTGAATTATTGACCAATCTTAAATTAGATTTACTTAAAAAAGCTGAAGAGGAAACACCACCTGAGTATTTTCAAAATAAAAAATCCATTCAAAAATTAAGCAATAAAAAAGAAAAACTATTGAGTTTGTACTTAGAGGACACAATCAATAAGGGGACGCTTGATAAAAAACTAAAGGAAATAAATGAAGAAATAGAAATTATCGAAAATGCACAATTTAAGTTGTCAATGCCTGCTGAAGAAATCAAAGCTCATACATTAAACATCGATAAAAGAATAAAAGAATTACAAAACATTCAAATTAAAAAAGTTTTTGAAAAGAAAGAAATAGTTGATTTAATCGACAAGATTGAAATTTCACACGTATACAGAAACGCTGATCTAAAAGTTGTTTTCAAATTTGAGCAGACGGTGAATAAAGCTATCACTCTTCTAGACAGTTCTAGAGAAAATGAGGAAATAAAGAAGATTACTCCCCCAGCAATTTATTATACTATTAAATTACCAAATAATATTAAACCTAGAATCCCAGAAAATGCTTATGTTTTGAGAGATGGCGTATCCCAAGAAGAGGTTGATGCAATAATAAAAAAAGATCAGGAAGAAAGAGATGAAAAATATAAGAGACTTGTGAAGGAATAACATTGACTTTGTAGCCAATAACGTCAGAGGTTGGTTTCCCGATTATTGTCACACTTTATTTGCTTCACCGAATCGAAAAGAAGCTAGAAGATGTGATTACATCCATCCAAACCTTACCGGATAAATTAAATGGGTGAAAAATTCAATCCAGATGACTGAAAGTAAATAAGAGCACAGAAAAATTGCTTATAGAAAAGGCATGGCCAAAAACCTTGAAATAGAGGATTTTGGCTTTTTTTGTATACATATGAAAACACCAAATGTAAAGAATGTAGGTAGAATCATCGACTTTGTTCTTTTCTTCCTTTTCGAAAGGGGAGGAAGAGGGAAAAAATCTCGTATTTAGTTTTGCCCATTGTGATTCATTCTTTAAGGAATATACGTTCTCATGGTAAAATAGGAAACAAGAGAAACAAGAGAAACATGAGAAAAGGGGAGGATTAAATGAAAATTATTCATACAGCGGATTGGCATTTAGGAAAGCTCGTTCATGGACTTTATATGACGGAGGAGCAGCGGGAGGTATTGAAGCAGTTTGTCGAATTGGTTCAAGAAGAAAAGCCTGATGCAGTAGTGATTGCTGGTGATTTGTATGATCGAAGCGTACCGCCAACTGCAGCAGTCGAGCTATTAGATGAAGTATTATTTAAAATCAATGTGGAGCTAAAAACCCCCGTCGTAGCGATTTCAGGCAATCATGATTCCGCTGAACGTCTTCACTTCGGCTCGTCCTGGTACAAGCATAACCAATTTTATTTACAAGGAAAACTGGACGAATCTTTTACACCATTTCACATTAAGGGAGTAAATTTTTATGGGGTTCCCTATGCTGAACCTGGTACAGTGAAGCAAATACTTCAAGATGATAGTATTTCATCACATCATGATGCAATGAAAGCGATTGTTGGAAAAATAGAAGAGTCATTAAATCCAAATGAAACCAATGTCTTCGTGGGCCATGCGTTTGTTCTGGGCGGAAAAGAAACAGAATCAGAACGAACTCTTTCGGTTGGGGGAACAGGGTGTGTAGGTGCTGAATTATTTGCTCCGTTTACTTATACAGCACTCGGACATCTTCATAGTCCAGATGCTATTCAGCATCAAACCGTCCGTTATTCAGGTTCACTGCTTAAATATTCTTTTTCAGAAGCACAGCAACGGAAAAGTGTTTCAATTATCGAATTCGATGACAAGGGCTCGTTTACGAGAGAAGAAAGAAGCCTACAGCCAAAAAGAGACATGCGAGAAATTGAAGGTCATTTAGAAGAACTCCTATCCCCATCATTCTTTCAATCTCAGAAAGTGGATGATTTTTTAAAGGTCACTTTGCTCGATCAAGGGTCTCTCTTTGATCCCATAAATAAATTACGGCAGGTCTATCCGAATGTTCTTCATTTGGAACGGAAAATTGAACATATTAACGCCAAACAAAAAAAAGTATATTCGGCATCGTTTGATCGGAAAAAATCGGATTTAGATTTATTTCAGCAATTCTATGAAGAAATGACGACCGAAAGGTTTACTGATAAAAAGAAACAAACGATGACAAATATTATCCAACAAGCGAAAAGAGAGGTGGAAAGCAGATGAAACCCCTTCAACTTACCATGCAAGCATTTGGCCCGTACGCTGGCGTAGAAAAAATCGACTTTACTGCTTTGGAGAGCCGAACAATGTTTGTGATTTCAGGAAAGACTGGTTCAGGAAAAACGACCATTTTTGACGGGATTTCGTTTGCTATTTACGGAAAAGCGAGTGGAGAAGATCGAATTGGTACAGAGTTACGGAGCCAATTTGCAAAAGAGGATATCTCAACCGAAGTGCAATTAGTGTTTAGCCTGCGCGGGAAAAAGTATGAGATTCACCGCTCTCCACAACAAGAGAAAAAGAAAGAACGCGGTGAAGGCTATCGAATGGTGAACGCGAAAGCCGAACTTTATCAGTTTCACGAAAATGGTGAAAAGGAGTTGCTTGCTGCGTCAGTGCGGGATACAGATGAAAAAATCAGTGAAATCATTCAACTTGATGCGAACCAGTTTAGACAAATTCTCATGATTCCGCAAGGTGATTTTCGAAAACTATTAACGTCTGATAGTAAGGAGAAAGAACTGATTCTGCAGCGCTTATTTCATACAGAGTTTTATAAGGAAATTCAAGAAAAACTTAAGCTACAAGCAAGTGAACTGAAGCAGCAAGTGGAACATTCCATTCAAGAGCGGACTCGTTTATTGAAAAACATCATCGTTTCTCATGTGAAGGAACTAGAAGAAAGCTTGCAGGCGGAACATCTTAATGATCGGGAAATTCTATCTTTATTGGAAAATGAACTAAAAAAGATGGAGCTTCAATATAGTCAAACGGAAACAGAGAACAAGCTTATGAAACAAAATCGGGATCATCTTCAACAGAAAATCGTAGAAGCAAGAAATACCAATCAACAATTTGATCAACGAGAAAGACTCCAAACACGCCTTCTTGAACTTGAAGCAATGAACGAAATTTTCTTAGGAAAAGAAGAAGAAAGAAAACTTGCAACGAAAGCGGCAGTGATACAAAAGCAAGATGAATTGTGTTTACGAATGAAAAATGATTTGAATGTGATTGAAAAGAGAGTGCTAGAGCTTCAAGAAGAAGAGAAAAGAAGTCAAGACTTTCAGCTCAAAGCGGAAACTAGGTATCAAGAACAGGTGAATAAAGAAAGTAATCGCGAAAAAGCCAGGGAAGAGGTTCATTATTTAAAAAGCTTAGGGGATGATGTCGCTCAATATGCCTTGCAAGCAGCGAGGACAGACCAACTTGAAAAAAAGATCAATCAATTCACCTTGCTTCAAGAAGAAAAGGATCAATACATACAAGAAATCTCGCAAAAACTTCAAGTGAAGGAAAACGTTCTTCAAAACGAAGGAGATTTAAAGCTTGCCGTAATTGAGCTTGAAAGAAAAGGAGAGAAACAGGATCAATATAGAAAACGACTAACCCAGTATTCTCAATTGCAGGGAGAATCCCAAGTACTTAAGAGCCAGATTCAAAAGTATTCAGCGGATTTAAAGCGGCAGAAAGGGATATTGGCGGATCATAAAGGAACGTTGGAATTTCTAGAGAATCAGTGGAAACAAGCGCAAGCCAGTTTTCTTGCAAAAGGGTTAGGAGAGAATGAGTCATGTCCAGTTTGTGGTTCGACAGATCATCCACATCCGAATATCGATGAAACAGAGCTTCCAAGTGAGGAAGAATTAACGGAGGCTAAGAGGACCATTGCTTCTCAAGAGGCAGAAACGTCCAATGTAGAACGGAAATGGATTACTCTTCAATCCAATTCAACGGCTCTTGAAACACGAATGGAGGAAGTAGAACGAGACATACGAGACCAAACCGCTTCTTTTTTACCAGAGTTTACAAAGGAATTGATTAATCAAGCAAATGAAGAAATGAACAACCTCAAGGTTTCGCAGATGAAGGTGAAACAGGAGATTCAGCAGTTTGAGCAACAAAAAAAAGAAGTTCAGCAATTAAAGGAAGCTGTAACGAAAGAAGAGGAAAAGCGGGAGGAACTGCGAAAGCAATTCGAAGACCTGAAAACCCAGTATTTAACGCAAAAGGCTTCGTTTGACCAATTAGAGAAAAAAGTTCCTGAGAACCTTCGAAATCTAGAGGCATTTCAAGCTACTTTTCGAAAAGCAACGGCAAATCAAGATCGTTTGTTAAAGGAATTTGAAGATGCGAAAGAAAAACGGCAACAGATTACGCAGTCGCTTTCTATTTTGAAAGCGAGACTGTCTGATGCTCGGTCTAACCAAGAAGGAAAATTTGCGGAATTGACTCAAGAGCGAGATGTATTTAAGGAAATGCTAGAGAGAGAAGGGTTTCAAGGATATAAAGCGTATGCTTCTGCCAAAAGAACCGACGAGCAAGTAAATCAAATCGAAGTTGAAATTCGTGAATTCCGCGAAGAAAAGCGCTCGGTTCGAGATCAAGTTGAAGTCTTAAATGTTACATTAAATGGCAAAGTCCGGTCTAAGATTGATGAGCTGATAGAACAATTTTCACTAATGGAAGAAAAGCTGAAGACATTGGCCCAGGATATGATGAACATGAAGCAAATGCTGTTACAAAATAAAAGCATTAAATCGTCTGTATTAGAAATGAATAAAAGTTTGAAAGAGCTAGAAGAGACGTACCAAGTGATTGGACACTTAGCAGAAATTTCTCGCGGTCAAAACACACATCGGATCACGTTTGAGCGCTATGTGTTGGCCTCTTTCTTAGACGAAATTCTCCAAGTAGCAAATGGACGATTAACAAAAATGACGTCAGGAAGGTATCAGCTTTTGCGAAAAACAGATCGTGCTAGAGGCAATGTTCAAAGTGGATTAGAGCTATTAGTGTTTGACCAATATACTGGACAAGAGCGACATGTAAAAACATTGTCTGGTGGTGAAAGTTTTAAAGCATCGCTTGCGCTTGCACTCGGTTTAGCAGATGTGGTACAGCAGCATGCGGGTGGTGTTTCACTTGAAACAATATTCATCGATGAGGGATTTGGTACGTTAGATCCGGAATCATTGGATCAGGCGATCGAAGCGTTAATGGATATTCAAAGCAGTGGTCGGTTAGTCGGTATAATTTCACACGTACCAGAGCTGAAAGAACGAATTGATGCCAGATTAGAAGTTGAGACAACACAAGTTGGAAGCACGACCAGATTTGAATTTTTGAATTAATTAACAATAGAGAAGGCTGTTTTAGCAAAGTTAGTTACCAATTGGGATTTTTCTTACAATTCACATAAAGTAATAAGGAGAATAAATGAAACTGTTGTGAAAAAAATTTCCGCGAGTTTGGGGATAGCTTGAATATGAATAGGTTCTAGTATGAAGTGATTAATCGAAATACATCTGAAAAATAGTTGGGGGAGGTAACAGAAATGAATACTTTAATTTTTTTTAGTTTGATCCCGATTATAGCAGTAGCATCGTTCTCATGGAGTTGGCACCGGTTACTAGATTTTAATTCGTATCGGAAGCCACATATCGAAGGTACGATCCTCAGTTTTATTATTTTTACTTTGGGTTGCATTTGGTATCTCTTTGTTCAAGAGGATAAGGCAGCAGGAATCGCAGGAATTATGTATTACTTCATTGCCTTTTTAGTGATTTTATTTGTGAATGGTTCTATTTTAAAGTCGATATTTGACAAAAAAGTAAAGAAAGATCAACGTCTATGAAGAAGATAGCGATCGATGCAGGTGGGACGCTTGCGAAAATAACGTATAAGGAAAATGAACATTTCTATTACAAATCATTTCCAGTTGCGGAGTCTGAACAATGGTTGTCTTGGCTCAATGTGATAGCTAGAGATGCTACTTATATTTTGACGGGTGGAAATGCAAAAAAATTCGCCCGTAAATTAAATCATGTCCATTTCGTACCTGAATTTGCAGCGATGGCAGAAGGTGCACGTCTGCTATTAGCTGAGAAAGAAGAAAGAAAACCTCCATTTATATTGGTAAGCATTGGGACTGGGACCTCTGTATTCTTTGTCGATCATGATGATCAAAAACGGGTTTCGGGTACCGGAATCGGGGGAGGAACTTTGATGGGGTTAGGGAGAGTATTGACTGGAGGTTCTTCTTTTGAAGAGATAGTAAACTTAGCATCAAGTGGAGAACGTAAAAACAGCGATCTTGTTGTTGCAGACTTGTATGCTCCAGAAATTCCTCCTATCTCTGGTGATTTAACCGCCAGCAATTTTGAAAAAGCCTCCTCTTACCCGATGTCAATTGAAGATCTTGCCGCAGCTCTCGTAAATATGATTGGTGAAACAATCGTTTTATTAGCTAATGGAGTAGCGAGGGAATTCAATCAATCGACGATAGTATTTGTGGGATCAACGCTAACACAAAATCAAGCTTTGAAAGAAGTTCTTTCAAGATTTGAAACCATGCTAAACTACCAAGCTGTCTTTTTAGATAAAGGGGAGTTCGCTGGGGCAAGAGGAGCATTGTCACTAGGGAATTAATAATTTCACATTTTGTTCATTGAGTTTGATATGAGGTTAAGATAGTATATAAGGAATGAAACCAGAGACCAAGTTGTCTTTTGGAGGAGGTAAGGGATTTGATAAGTACATTTAAGAAAATTAGTATTATCACTATAGCATGTTTGTTTTTTTTAGCAGGCTGCAGCAATGGTGATTTTCATCCAGACATGAAAAAGACAATAAATGATTTTTCTGTTACCGATCAAAACGGTGAAGCATTTAAAAGGGAAGATTTGAACGGGAAGGTAACACTTTCGGACTTTATCTTTACGAATTGCACAACGGTTTGCCCGCCGATGACGTTTAATATGGCCAAAATTCAAGACATGTTAGTGAAAGACGACGTCACTAATTTTCAGATTGCTTCCTTTAGTGTGGATCCCGCTGTGGATTCTCCTGACATTTTGAAAGAGTATATTTCGAAGTATGATGCGAACGAGGACAGCTGGCGTCTTCTAACTGGATATGACCAAGCATGGGTATCTCAGCTAGCGTTAGAATCATTTCAAACAATCGTCCAAGATGATCCGGAATCTGATCAAGTCATACATGCCACTCGATTTTATCTAATTGACCAAAACGGAACGATCGTGAAAAGCTACCGTGGCGATGATGAAGTAGAATTTGATTTAATTGTTTCTGATGTAAAGCAATTAATTAAATCTGGACCTGTGGATGTCGATTAATTATAAGTGATATAATTTGTTCATGAAGGCTAGGTTCGTATCCAATGTTGCTATTTAGTCTAATTTTAAATGAAATTCTCCATTTTACTAGTGATTGACATCAAAAATAGACTGGAAAATGACCCGGAAATAATGCTATATCATCGTTTATATTCTGGTTCAAAACATAACAACCTTTGCGAAGATGGCCTTCTTGAAAAAACACCATTGCTGGTGTTTTTTCTTTTTATCATTTAGAAAGATAGTTATATATGTATACTAGCCCCAGGCATCTCCACGTTTCTATCTAATGATTCTCAAATTGATTAATTAGGTCCTATCATACTTTTTCACCATCTCATAAAGCAGAGCGGTAGAGGTCAGCACAACAAGAAAAACAGGGACAGAGTACCATAAAACATAGCCGTGCTGATAGTGAATCGCTCCTACTGATGTTGATAATTTCTCCATTAATAGTCCAGTCATGGTCCATCCCAAAATATATAGTACGATTGATGTACGAGAATGGAGAAATTTTTCATATAAATAAATAAAAAAATAGCTAAACGGTGCGAAAGCGAAATAAGAGAGTAGGTCGGTTAGCTCATACGAATTAACGTCATTAACTTTGTAAAAATCTATCAGACCTCCGCCAATGGTAAAGTCAAATATCGTGGAAATCGCAAACCCCCAGACAAGAAATAAAAGTGTTGTCGCCTTTGGCAACACGGACGGAACGATAACATAAGCAGTGAATCCTATGAATAGAAGTAGCATCACATATATTTCATTTAAATTGAAATTCTCCCATAATATCATACTGATTTCACCTCTCCTTGACGAGCAGGGTGGATGAGACGATAACTTCCATTTGCGATGAAAAGGAGACTGACAAAATAAAGGCAATCATAAAGATAGGTCCAATTTTCATAGGTAACAAGATGCATGTGAACAACGAGTCCGCTTGTCACAACTAAAAAGAAAATGAATCCTCCGGCCACTATGAATTTTAATAGCGTTCGATTGAAGCCCTTCATTAAATTGATTGAAATCAGAATGATTAAAGGCAATAAGAGAATTCGGTGAAAAAGAAGGGCCACAAAAACAATGGGTTCTTTCGTGCTTTTAATCCACTTAAATTCCTCTCCTATAATCCATGAAAAATTAATATTCACTATTAGAACGACTAAATAGATAAAGGTGTATTCTAGAAAAGAAAGCTTGTTTTTCATTAAAAAAAGTATGGCGAAGGCTATCCAAGTCAAAAAGAAGAAAGTGGCAAAGGCCATAGTATCACTCCTAGAGTTTTCCTACTAATTACTATGTTCATCTGAATAAGAATTATTCTTTAATAAAAGTTCGTATTTTTACATTGAGGGTATTTCAGCAAATTTTCGATTGATTCCTCCATTTCCCTGCTGACTATCAGCAAAAACAGACGAAAAGATGCCTATAGACTATTCTTATTAGCAGAATAAATATTCCTGAGAAAAGCAACAATCTTTGCAGAAACAGTTTTTATATAAGAATTGAATAGATTTTTGGGAGTTAGATAAGTGTTTAGGTCTAGGTACCTATGCTTTGCTACCGAAAAGTGAAAAAATTAAAGGAGTTTTCACGAAAAAATTATTGAGAAAAAAGGAAAATGGTAAGAAAGAGCGAATTGATAATTATGAGGTAGAGGTATTAGGAATATCCTTCAAAAGGTGAGGGGAGAGATCCCAGTTTATTCTTGGTAAATCGAAAGGGAGGGATTGGATGAGTTTTCTCGTAGGCTTACTTGTGTCGACCGTTATCTTTTTTGCCATGAAGAGCTGTTTAGAATTTTGGCGAAACATATTATTGGTTCGGAGATATGTTCCTGGTAATTACATTCGCTCTCAATCGGTTATTGGATTAGGAAATGATCTTCAGCAGGTGAAAGGCTCCGTGCTAATAACGTATTTATCATTAGTGATTGCGGGAGTTTCATTTATCCTATTTCAAATATTCTTCCGGTTATAATTTATAAGGAAACAAATATTTATTCTTCAAGTCCTTTTATAGGACTTTTTTTAAGCGGAAATATTCTATTGATTGAGTCAATTTCATCAGGTCATTAACTATCCAAAGCATGCCAACATATAGTTGAAGACGGTTTAATTCAACTACATGTTGGATCCTACTGGCGATATATAGGCTTTATGAAATTGAGTAGAAGAGTCGATCTTATTGTTATTTGATCTTAAATTTAGTTTTTTTCGCAAAGTTTGTTGCTTTTCGTATCCGTTAATCATTTATGATATAGTTTTGTTCCGGGCATCATTTCGTCTGTTTTTGATGGAATCAACTGTGAAATGGAGGATGCAGTCAAAAATCTGCTGAAATAGCCCCAATGTATAAAAGAAGAGCATTAATTTATGAACGAATGGGTGTTAAAGAAGAAAGTAAGTCTTTTTTAGGTATATACCTTAGTACCAAATGAAGTAATATTTGGTGAATAGAATATTATGATTGATTTCAATCACTTATATTATGAGGAGGTAGGAAAATGCGAGATATTTTTCAAGAAAGTGTCATCATTCATCTAGACCCAGATGTAGTTTGGAGTTATTTTATTGATATGGAAAAAAATGCTCCTGAATGGATGGCTGGTATTTCTTCGATTGAAAAAACAACAAGTGGACCTATTCAAGAAGGTACCATTTTTACCTTTCATACCAGGGGCAAGGATCATGTAACCAAAGTGACCGAATATGTGCAAAATAATAAGGTGACCTTGACTTCGAAGCAAGGAAATTTCCAAGCCGACTATACATATCATTTTTCTGCAGAAAATCGGAATACAGTCGTTACCTTGCATGTGAAGTGCAAGGCAAAGGGAATGTCAAAACTCTTAACACCAATTATCTCTGCTGCAATCAAAAAAACGGATGGACGGCAGCTAGAACAGTTACAATCAGCCTTAGCAAAAAGAGTAAATGAAACTAAGGGTGGCCACCCATTGTAGTGGGGTCACTCTAGGTTTTTACATATCTAGAATAAACAGAGTAGATTTTCAAAGAGAATCGTTAAGGTTAGAGGAAATAATTTAATTCTATTGCTCCT of the Bacillus sp. 2205SS5-2 genome contains:
- a CDS encoding FtsK/SpoIIIE domain-containing protein, with the protein product MWEILALPFLAFGAALIPSKKTDLKKIDEVFENMDICIKKGESIMYPKLRNKKQSETHSTYSYSLPNGLPSDKVEVAKIAICEALKKEIDIEYKGILLIRAYKNKLPDKWKYDEGLIREKTWEVPIGKNHEGILYHDFDKYPHMLIGGVTRFGKTVFMKNIFNTLLINQPANSKFYFLDLKGGLEFSKYLGLPQVKGVASDVYEAVSLLDEIIYLVKEREKLFKQNGWTNVVDSPIKERIFVIVDEGAELSPKIVQGEKKKYAEACQSALSEIARIAGGLGVRLVYGTQYPTKEAVPMQIKMNIVARVSFVCAAQIASRVLLDEIGAESLPAIPGRAIYKIEKNRIVQAPYIDDKMMFKMMEEAKVDDIQTGTNREVIDHN
- a CDS encoding replication-relaxation family protein produces the protein MISKQERIEKLLTTIDLLGVATIKQLMQIHDLKSYRNAARIISDTLSPFLNQTYYNKQKIFYLNKDGRELIGSNKEIKKSPIIEHTLLRNEVYLYCQCPRDWRVECRLESKQKNLNLKAIQVSGLKPANSLKVVADAVYAKNGYVYFIEVDNMQTMLENQKKVEKYAEIIPKIRDQFNNACPILCVYTTTDTRKKKFAEMLQKKGIRHEVRTFGEIN
- a CDS encoding recombinase family protein, translated to MNKTKVAAYCRVSTNSDDQKNSFENQKKFFENMKDDKKYEIVNIYADEGISGVSLKKREQFLQMIFDAGIDFEKRKNNYEFDADNKRDSKFRKILIKDISRFSRNMDIIPLYRSLVKKGVSLVLVNQGLELSKESDEFYLNLLLNFAQQESLDRGEKVRFGLKESAKKGRIKFSRDLFGFKYIAETQKVEIVEEEAKIVRYIFDLYVNKELGVRRITQLLKKQGHKTRAGKFFGNSTVTRMISNQKYCGDMVYFRYDTGTVLNKNATYKYRPEEEWIVHENLIPSIIPREMFYKAQELRKSRGSKTGKFRGVKHANTTYSNIIICGNCGAFYGRNSANGAYFLNCMTKKRFGITECDYPNIKEEEIDNLIDRICKSLMYKFFLYQKNESLELLTNLKLDLLKKAEEETPPEYFQNKKSIQKLSNKKEKLLSLYLEDTINKGTLDKKLKEINEEIEIIENAQFKLSMPAEEIKAHTLNIDKRIKELQNIQIKKVFEKKEIVDLIDKIEISHVYRNADLKVVFKFEQTVNKAITLLDSSRENEEIKKITPPAIYYTIKLPNNIKPRIPENAYVLRDGVSQEEVDAIIKKDQEERDEKYKRLVKE
- a CDS encoding YvrJ family protein; this translates as MTSEVGFPIIVTLYLLHRIEKKLEDVITSIQTLPDKLNG
- a CDS encoding exonuclease SbcCD subunit D, which translates into the protein MKIIHTADWHLGKLVHGLYMTEEQREVLKQFVELVQEEKPDAVVIAGDLYDRSVPPTAAVELLDEVLFKINVELKTPVVAISGNHDSAERLHFGSSWYKHNQFYLQGKLDESFTPFHIKGVNFYGVPYAEPGTVKQILQDDSISSHHDAMKAIVGKIEESLNPNETNVFVGHAFVLGGKETESERTLSVGGTGCVGAELFAPFTYTALGHLHSPDAIQHQTVRYSGSLLKYSFSEAQQRKSVSIIEFDDKGSFTREERSLQPKRDMREIEGHLEELLSPSFFQSQKVDDFLKVTLLDQGSLFDPINKLRQVYPNVLHLERKIEHINAKQKKVYSASFDRKKSDLDLFQQFYEEMTTERFTDKKKQTMTNIIQQAKREVESR
- a CDS encoding SMC family ATPase, translating into MKPLQLTMQAFGPYAGVEKIDFTALESRTMFVISGKTGSGKTTIFDGISFAIYGKASGEDRIGTELRSQFAKEDISTEVQLVFSLRGKKYEIHRSPQQEKKKERGEGYRMVNAKAELYQFHENGEKELLAASVRDTDEKISEIIQLDANQFRQILMIPQGDFRKLLTSDSKEKELILQRLFHTEFYKEIQEKLKLQASELKQQVEHSIQERTRLLKNIIVSHVKELEESLQAEHLNDREILSLLENELKKMELQYSQTETENKLMKQNRDHLQQKIVEARNTNQQFDQRERLQTRLLELEAMNEIFLGKEEERKLATKAAVIQKQDELCLRMKNDLNVIEKRVLELQEEEKRSQDFQLKAETRYQEQVNKESNREKAREEVHYLKSLGDDVAQYALQAARTDQLEKKINQFTLLQEEKDQYIQEISQKLQVKENVLQNEGDLKLAVIELERKGEKQDQYRKRLTQYSQLQGESQVLKSQIQKYSADLKRQKGILADHKGTLEFLENQWKQAQASFLAKGLGENESCPVCGSTDHPHPNIDETELPSEEELTEAKRTIASQEAETSNVERKWITLQSNSTALETRMEEVERDIRDQTASFLPEFTKELINQANEEMNNLKVSQMKVKQEIQQFEQQKKEVQQLKEAVTKEEEKREELRKQFEDLKTQYLTQKASFDQLEKKVPENLRNLEAFQATFRKATANQDRLLKEFEDAKEKRQQITQSLSILKARLSDARSNQEGKFAELTQERDVFKEMLEREGFQGYKAYASAKRTDEQVNQIEVEIREFREEKRSVRDQVEVLNVTLNGKVRSKIDELIEQFSLMEEKLKTLAQDMMNMKQMLLQNKSIKSSVLEMNKSLKELEETYQVIGHLAEISRGQNTHRITFERYVLASFLDEILQVANGRLTKMTSGRYQLLRKTDRARGNVQSGLELLVFDQYTGQERHVKTLSGGESFKASLALALGLADVVQQHAGGVSLETIFIDEGFGTLDPESLDQAIEALMDIQSSGRLVGIISHVPELKERIDARLEVETTQVGSTTRFEFLN